One genomic region from Nostoc sphaeroides encodes:
- a CDS encoding DNA polymerase III subunit gamma/tau has product MSYEPLHHKYRPKSFAELVGQEAIATTLTNAIGTSKIAPAYLFTGPRGTGKTSSARILAKSLNCLKGDKPTAEPCGVCEVCQGITKGYALDIIEIDAASNTGVDNIRELIEKAQFAPVQCRYKVYVIDECHMLSTQAFNALLKTLEEPPRHVVFVLATTDPQRVLPTIISRCQRFDFRRIQLEAMVKHLSAIAFKENIHISPDAVTLVGQLAQGGLRDAESLLDQLGLLAGEVTPDRVWDLVGTVSEQDLLGLLNAIAQDKPEAVLDCTHYILDRGREPLTLLQNLAAFYRDLLIAKTAPNRHDLVACTQQTWTALVEFAQYFDMSVILAGQKHLREAEVQIKNTTQPRLWLEVTLLGLLPSATIIQPQAPSVTQRVNTSVVSPSYSPAVAQNNAVSSLPVAEPQTNHNSANNDIAAAQNQPVTSPPPVEQQTNHNSAVNSVSPPTPEPVSVPVSPAIVEPVTSEVVGEAEYDLTQVWQQMLANLQPKSRQEMLRQMGQLIEFDGVVARIAIKQAWYDKGKCDLPMITAAFQQTFQREIQIIIEKATSSNFTSAKKNPPPKDSPRVQQPPSPSYNQQIQPPTPAPQLATPPPATPTPPKTESVAKNGNGLNGNGVNGNGVNGNGVNGNGVNGNGANRNGLNGNGVQALPPTAKRTPAPDWEPDEVAIAAQRLAEFFQGQIIRFADDFPEFSDSMTTPEWVEEAEVDDE; this is encoded by the coding sequence ATGTCTTACGAACCCCTGCACCACAAATATCGCCCCAAAAGTTTTGCTGAACTGGTGGGCCAAGAGGCGATCGCTACCACCCTCACGAACGCGATCGGCACATCTAAAATCGCCCCCGCCTATTTATTCACTGGGCCTAGAGGTACGGGGAAAACTTCTAGTGCCCGGATTCTGGCTAAATCTCTCAATTGTCTCAAAGGTGATAAGCCCACTGCTGAACCCTGTGGCGTGTGTGAAGTTTGTCAGGGGATCACCAAGGGCTATGCCTTAGACATAATTGAAATTGACGCCGCTAGTAATACTGGTGTTGATAATATCCGCGAGTTGATTGAAAAAGCCCAGTTTGCTCCAGTGCAGTGTCGCTACAAGGTTTATGTAATCGATGAATGCCACATGCTTAGTACGCAGGCATTCAACGCGCTACTAAAGACATTAGAAGAACCACCAAGACACGTAGTTTTTGTGTTGGCGACAACAGATCCGCAACGGGTGTTACCAACGATTATTTCGCGCTGTCAAAGGTTTGATTTTAGACGCATCCAGTTAGAGGCGATGGTAAAGCATTTAAGTGCGATCGCCTTTAAAGAAAACATCCATATTTCACCCGATGCTGTCACCCTGGTAGGCCAACTTGCTCAGGGAGGGTTACGAGATGCCGAAAGTTTGCTCGATCAATTGGGTTTATTAGCGGGTGAAGTGACACCGGATCGAGTTTGGGATTTGGTAGGGACAGTAAGCGAACAGGATTTGCTGGGGCTGTTAAATGCGATCGCTCAAGATAAACCCGAAGCAGTTTTAGACTGTACTCACTACATTCTAGATCGTGGTCGAGAACCGCTAACTCTTCTGCAAAATCTTGCCGCATTCTACCGCGATTTACTGATTGCTAAAACCGCACCCAATCGCCACGATTTGGTTGCTTGTACTCAACAAACCTGGACAGCGTTGGTTGAGTTTGCTCAATACTTCGATATGAGCGTGATTTTGGCAGGACAAAAACACTTGCGAGAAGCTGAAGTGCAAATTAAAAATACCACCCAGCCGCGTTTGTGGTTGGAAGTAACATTACTAGGATTGTTACCCAGTGCGACGATTATTCAGCCACAAGCCCCAAGTGTTACGCAGCGAGTTAACACATCTGTTGTATCTCCAAGCTATTCTCCAGCAGTTGCCCAAAATAATGCAGTCTCTTCTTTACCTGTAGCTGAACCGCAAACAAATCATAATTCTGCAAACAATGATATAGCGGCTGCCCAAAATCAGCCCGTTACTTCACCTCCCCCAGTTGAACAACAAACAAATCACAATTCTGCTGTTAACTCAGTTTCACCACCTACCCCAGAACCGGTATCTGTACCTGTGTCACCTGCGATCGTTGAACCAGTAACTTCAGAAGTTGTTGGGGAAGCAGAATATGACTTAACTCAGGTTTGGCAACAGATGCTTGCTAACCTCCAGCCAAAATCAAGGCAAGAAATGCTACGTCAAATGGGCCAACTCATAGAGTTCGACGGTGTTGTGGCTCGAATTGCTATCAAACAGGCATGGTATGACAAGGGTAAATGTGATCTACCGATGATTACGGCAGCTTTTCAGCAGACTTTCCAGCGTGAAATTCAGATAATTATAGAAAAAGCAACTTCTTCAAACTTTACCTCAGCCAAAAAAAATCCTCCCCCAAAAGACTCACCTCGCGTTCAGCAGCCACCAAGTCCCAGTTACAACCAGCAAATTCAGCCTCCAACGCCAGCACCACAGCTAGCAACTCCACCACCAGCGACACCAACACCACCAAAAACTGAGTCGGTAGCAAAGAATGGAAATGGCCTAAATGGAAATGGAGTAAATGGAAACGGCGTAAATGGAAATGGAGTAAATGGAAATGGAGTAAATGGAAATGGGGCAAATCGAAATGGCCTAAATGGAAATGGGGTGCAAGCTTTGCCTCCAACTGCAAAACGAACACCCGCACCTGATTGGGAACCTGACGAAGTAGCGATCGCAGCTCAACGTCTAGCAGAATTTTTCCAAGGACAAATTATTCGTTTTGCAGATGATTTCCCAGAATTTTCCGACTCCATGACTACACCTGAATGGGTAGAGGAAGCAGAAGTTGATGATGAATAA
- a CDS encoding CHAT domain-containing protein, which produces MLRRISQSLKRFLKRLIESKQASSLKGARGHNLVEMLPELTNADLEQLFIQLLEGVHQARGRQWALRYLQRVENRIPAERWIDWLVIFGESLLASPAPNPLLATKMVQLGELGVGRIGDVAYDIGIRLMQNSPTQIEYEENYPEEDLEITPGEEPFGNLDEQLWEYEEPDVRETTPGQELIRNLGEQLWEYDEPDVVEITTDEEIIPSSPGQELIRSLGEQLWEYDEPDVEPITSAPENTSSEEAFTQNLEELVFEYERNDAQTTIGENFPLPAAEDSITSLAQLRFDDDEVVQSRTGSNLLSTRQRTELTTSPSVETWDNTLTNLEPNVANTLDELWVRLDQSTNLVQQLASNLAVQSSNSPGIIERHGDDPVTQAQRWFYQGLSQAKTGDLLGAIASYDQAIALQPKFSEYWFNRGLTLFHLERFDEAIASYETATRLKPDFYKAWYNRGGTLGELGYFQEAIASFDKAIEIKPDYQEAWSSKGLALLKLGWLPEAISSYDQALHLEPEDQENWYYRGIALAVGEQFTEAIISYDKALEINPDYHEVWIDRGVVLFNLGRWSEAIASWDKALSVQSDFYLAWYNRGIALDNLGRRQEAIASYQKTIAIKPDFHLAWYNQAVALFYLEQFAEAIACYDNALQIKQDYWEAWIGRGTAIGHLLNSDALLISSSITATNPALQQGGYEGKLASYEEGLKHLRTDTHPEGWGRLHFAIANTYYEQGKKNTNPRDYWRKAASEYHQALLTLTLEYFPQLHLEVLQSLSKVLMGLGQTTQVQELLQRGTDLLRQLLSEETRSDESKKQLALKFAGFDQLAVDLAVESGDLVEAWEIAEQGKNACLNWLLYGWNDNIYSPYYGAIQQLFNSTTAIIYWHISPVALHTFILKDQAPSPILLFTPMQDTGAITLGEDAIRLNELPLPEAVQRLIKFESLLEDWHQQYQEYRSTAQDKESKSQHSWRVDMEQKLLQLYEILNISTIAQELEGITQLVLIPHRDLYRLPIHTLFHLPSPSPEELPNVESNFSVTYLPSAQIGLSIRTEDIWQWQNQLLLSVEHPESTGYPTLKFAKLESEVVSQMFNNIQRIHGLEATKNIIENALFDNYNILHFTGHVTNNLIEPKKSELALAGEDKLTLDEICQQNLASYNLITLSACENLTTSNHTISSEYVSLVTGFVSQGVPHVVSTLWSVESSASALVMIEFYRRLQPNKSAVTALAEATRWLKELTAGELTKWYEDVLNNLHPEEVRIQTYLATQLYRNSKMASDKNLYNHPYYWAAFTITGKPN; this is translated from the coding sequence ATGCTCAGGCGGATATCGCAGTCGCTTAAAAGGTTTTTAAAGCGCCTTATTGAAAGTAAGCAGGCTAGTTCTCTCAAGGGTGCGAGAGGACATAATCTGGTGGAGATGCTACCAGAACTAACCAATGCGGATCTGGAACAATTGTTTATCCAATTGTTAGAAGGCGTGCATCAAGCACGAGGACGACAGTGGGCATTGAGGTATCTGCAACGGGTAGAAAATCGCATTCCGGCTGAACGCTGGATAGATTGGTTGGTGATCTTTGGCGAAAGCTTGCTAGCTTCACCGGCACCAAATCCGCTTTTAGCAACAAAGATGGTGCAATTGGGGGAACTTGGTGTTGGCAGAATTGGAGATGTTGCTTATGACATTGGCATCCGGCTGATGCAAAACTCACCCACACAGATAGAGTATGAGGAGAATTATCCAGAAGAAGATTTAGAAATCACTCCTGGGGAAGAACCGTTCGGCAATTTGGACGAACAGTTATGGGAGTATGAGGAACCAGATGTAAGAGAAACTACTCCAGGGCAAGAACTGATCCGCAATTTAGGCGAGCAGTTATGGGAGTATGATGAGCCAGATGTGGTAGAAATCACAACCGATGAAGAAATTATCCCAAGTTCGCCTGGGCAAGAGTTAATCCGCAGCTTAGGTGAGCAATTATGGGAGTATGATGAGCCAGATGTTGAACCAATAACGTCAGCGCCTGAAAATACCTCTAGTGAGGAAGCATTCACCCAGAATTTAGAGGAACTGGTATTTGAGTATGAAAGGAATGATGCCCAAACTACAATAGGCGAAAATTTCCCTCTCCCCGCCGCAGAAGATTCAATCACCTCATTAGCCCAACTGAGGTTCGATGATGATGAAGTTGTTCAAAGTCGAACAGGATCAAATCTCCTTTCCACTAGACAAAGAACTGAATTAACAACTTCTCCCTCAGTGGAAACCTGGGACAACACTTTGACCAATTTAGAGCCAAATGTGGCTAATACATTAGATGAGTTGTGGGTGAGATTGGATCAAAGTACTAATTTAGTCCAGCAACTTGCTTCTAATTTGGCAGTTCAAAGCAGCAATTCCCCTGGTATAATTGAGCGGCATGGCGATGATCCTGTTACCCAGGCTCAACGGTGGTTTTATCAAGGTCTAAGCCAAGCAAAAACAGGTGATTTGTTAGGCGCGATCGCATCTTATGACCAAGCCATCGCACTTCAACCAAAATTTTCAGAATATTGGTTTAACCGAGGCTTGACGCTGTTCCATTTAGAACGTTTTGATGAAGCGATCGCATCTTACGAAACCGCCACACGACTAAAACCCGACTTCTACAAAGCTTGGTATAATCGCGGTGGAACTCTCGGAGAATTAGGATATTTTCAAGAAGCGATCGCTTCTTTTGACAAAGCCATAGAAATCAAGCCAGACTACCAAGAAGCTTGGTCTAGTAAGGGTTTGGCACTGCTTAAATTAGGTTGGCTACCCGAAGCTATTTCTAGTTATGACCAAGCCCTACATTTGGAACCAGAAGACCAAGAAAACTGGTATTACCGTGGTATAGCCCTAGCTGTCGGCGAACAATTTACAGAAGCGATTATATCTTACGACAAAGCGCTAGAAATTAACCCAGATTATCACGAAGTTTGGATAGACCGGGGTGTAGTGCTGTTTAATTTAGGAAGATGGTCAGAAGCGATCGCCTCCTGGGATAAAGCACTGTCAGTTCAATCAGACTTCTACTTAGCTTGGTACAACCGGGGTATAGCGTTAGACAACTTAGGACGTAGACAAGAAGCGATCGCCTCCTATCAAAAAACGATCGCGATTAAACCCGACTTCCACTTAGCTTGGTATAATCAGGCAGTAGCATTGTTTTATTTAGAACAATTTGCCGAAGCGATCGCTTGTTATGACAACGCTTTGCAAATTAAACAAGATTATTGGGAAGCTTGGATTGGTCGAGGAACTGCGATCGGTCATTTACTGAACTCTGACGCATTGCTGATTTCGAGTAGTATCACCGCGACAAATCCCGCCTTACAACAGGGCGGCTACGAAGGGAAATTAGCCAGCTACGAGGAAGGGTTAAAGCATCTGCGGACAGATACCCATCCAGAAGGTTGGGGTAGATTGCATTTTGCGATCGCTAATACTTACTACGAACAAGGCAAAAAAAATACTAATCCCCGCGATTATTGGCGCAAAGCTGCATCTGAGTACCATCAAGCGCTGCTAACCCTCACACTAGAATATTTTCCCCAGTTGCACCTAGAGGTTTTACAATCTCTAAGCAAAGTGCTGATGGGTTTAGGACAAACAACACAAGTTCAAGAATTGCTGCAACGCGGTACAGATTTATTGCGACAATTATTGAGTGAAGAAACTCGCTCAGACGAAAGTAAAAAACAGTTAGCCCTGAAATTTGCAGGCTTTGATCAATTAGCAGTTGATTTAGCCGTAGAGTCCGGTGATTTAGTTGAAGCCTGGGAAATTGCCGAACAAGGCAAAAATGCTTGTTTAAACTGGCTGCTTTATGGCTGGAATGATAATATTTACTCGCCTTATTATGGCGCAATTCAACAACTATTTAATTCTACAACAGCAATTATTTACTGGCATATTAGTCCAGTTGCCCTACACACATTTATTCTCAAAGACCAAGCGCCATCACCCATCCTCCTATTTACACCCATGCAAGATACTGGGGCAATAACTTTAGGAGAAGACGCTATTCGTCTAAATGAATTGCCCCTACCCGAAGCAGTACAACGCCTAATTAAATTTGAAAGTTTGCTAGAAGATTGGCATCAACAATACCAAGAATATCGCAGCACGGCCCAAGACAAAGAAAGTAAAAGCCAGCATTCTTGGCGAGTTGATATGGAACAGAAGCTATTGCAGTTGTATGAAATCCTGAATATTTCCACAATTGCACAGGAACTCGAAGGCATCACCCAACTGGTTTTAATTCCTCACCGTGACTTATACAGATTGCCCATTCATACCCTTTTCCATCTTCCTTCCCCATCGCCGGAAGAATTGCCGAATGTGGAGTCAAATTTCAGTGTAACCTATCTACCTAGTGCCCAAATAGGTTTATCAATTAGAACTGAAGATATTTGGCAATGGCAAAATCAATTATTGCTTAGTGTTGAACATCCTGAGAGTACGGGTTATCCCACGCTTAAATTTGCTAAACTTGAGTCGGAAGTTGTTAGCCAGATGTTCAATAATATCCAACGAATTCATGGGTTAGAAGCTACAAAAAATATTATTGAAAACGCCTTATTTGATAATTACAACATTTTACATTTTACTGGTCATGTCACTAATAATTTAATTGAACCCAAAAAATCCGAATTAGCATTAGCAGGTGAAGACAAACTTACTCTAGATGAAATCTGCCAACAAAATCTAGCAAGTTACAACCTTATTACCCTCTCTGCTTGTGAAAATTTAACTACTAGCAACCACACTATCAGCAGCGAATATGTGAGTTTGGTGACTGGTTTTGTGAGTCAAGGCGTTCCTCATGTAGTGAGTACTCTCTGGAGTGTAGAATCTTCAGCTAGTGCCTTGGTGATGATAGAGTTTTACCGACGATTACAGCCCAATAAATCAGCAGTTACAGCCTTAGCTGAAGCAACCCGATGGCTGAAAGAACTAACTGCTGGAGAATTGACAAAATGGTATGAAGATGTATTAAATAATCTGCATCCTGAAGAAGTACGAATTCAAACTTATTTAGCGACACAACTATATAGAAATAGTAAAATGGCATCAGATAAAAATCTTTATAATCATCCTTACTACTGGGCAGCATTCACGATTACAGGTAAGCCGAATTAA